The DNA sequence CCTCATCGAGACCGGCCGGGTCGCGGAAGCCATGGGCGAACTGGGCCGGGCTCGCCGCCGCCTGGGCGAGACCACCGCACTGCGCTACCGGGCCCGCCTCGATCTGGCCGCCGCCCGCGCCGCTCACCTGCTCGGCGACACCGGCATCACCCGCCGCCTGACCCACGACCTCATCGACCAGCTCACCGATGCCGGCCCGGGCGCCGCCACCGACCTGCAGGCCGCCACCGACCTGCACGCCGCCACCCCGCACGAACACCGCTGAGCACCGACCCGACAACAGACCGATCCCCTGAGGACACCGAACTCGTGGAACCGTTCTTCCAGCCCGACCGGCTCTGGCCCACCAACACCCACCTCACCGCCGTCGGCCCGTGCGGTCACGACCACGACCACAGCGGCTGCCTGGGCGGCGACTTCACCCGCCAGCACCGGATCACCTGCACCTCCTGGGATCTCGGCACCGTCGCCAACGGCCCGCACCTGCGCCAGCAATGGACGCTGCGGATGCAGCGCCACGACACCACCGGCACCGCCTACGCGCTGACCTGGATACACGACTGGAACACCGGGACCGGCGCACTCGACTGGGACTGGGCGGTGTTCCTGCTCGCCCGCGACGCCCAGGACGGCCGGCTCAGCTGGGCCGACTACACCCGGGAAAACCACCTCACCGGCTCCACGCTGGCAGACCTCACCGCCGAACGCGAGTACTGGACCCAGTGCCAATACACCTGGCACCGCGTGCGGGACTTCCTCGGAGACGACCCGGGCCTGCTCGCGTCGTTCTTCGACATCCTCCCACCGGAGTACTGACCGCGGGTCACCCCCACATCCCTTCCCGCGAAAGGACAACGGTCATCGCCGCCGCGGCACCCCAGCCCAACCACACCACCACGCCCGCCCCGCAACCGGTGTCACCGGCCGGGACACTCACATCCGTCACCGACTGCGGCACCGCAGTCCACGCGGCCGTACAGGCCCTCGGTGACGAGCTCGCCGGCGTCCCGTTCACGTCGCTGCGGCAGCGGCTGATCGTCGCGTTCCGGCTCGACACCACCTGGCGGGCCTGGCGCGTCACCATCGCCGCCGAGATCCGCATCGCCGCGTGCGCCGCCGCTGCGGAGTCCACCGGCAGCGACACCCCCGGCACTATCACCGAGCCCCTCACGACAGGTCGGCGACGTCCGGCAACGCCGGACGCTTTCGCCGCAGCTGACCGGCGCGCCGACGGCGTCGCCGTGGCAGCCCAGGACCAGCTGGCGGCGACCGCACGCGCTCTCACCGCCGCAGTCCACGCCGTCACCCGCACGTTGGCCGAACAGCCCGCCCGCCGCCGCACACGCTTCGTACGCGACCTGCGGACCTGGCAGCGACACTGGGACCGAGCCGTCGGCACCTCCGTACTCGGGGTCCTCGGCGAGACCTGCATCGCCGCAAGAACGAAAAACTGGTCGTTCCGGGACATCGCGACCGCGACCGGAGTTCCCCGCGGCACGGTGTATCGCCGCGCGGCCGAGGCGGCTCGCCCGGTCCCGGGCCTGACCGCCGCACCTCCCGCAGAGATCACTGCATGGGTCGATGATCTGGTCGCCGTCGCACACGACGCCCCTGACGATCCGACCACACCCGATAGTGGTAACTACCTGGTCCCGAACCCGCAACACCGTCCCGATCCACTCCAGCACCCCGGCACGGCCAAACAGCCCGGCACCCCGGCCTGCTCGGACACCCCGGCGCGACGCGCCCCCGCAACACCCACATACCCACCGCAGAGCCACACACCGACGAAACCAGCCCGGCGCCTCCCGGCTCCGGTCACTCCGACAGCCGCAGGAAAACCGGCGAAACCACATCGAAACCGACGACCAAGCCCGACCGACCGAGCGGCCGGAGGTTCCTCGCCGACGGCCGCCCGTCCTGCAGCCGACACCACCGACGATCCGCGTCGCAGTCCGTTCACCATCGAGTTCAGCTCCGCCCCGCCACCATCCACAGTGGACAACAACCAGCTCCAGAGCCTGGCCGCACCCGCCCGGGAACCAGACGCCGAGCCGGCACCGGATGTCCCGCCGACCGATGCCGCCACGGCCGCACATGATTCACCGGCACCGCCCGACCTCACACCACCCGCCACCACCAATGACCCCACCGCCGGGATCGCGCATCTGTGGGCTGAATCCAGCCGCGCCGTACTCGATGAGGACCGCTACCAGAAGATCCTCGGCGACGAACTCCGGAGGCTGCGCCGCAAACGTGGCTGGACACGCAAACACCTGCGCCAACGCCTGACCTCCGACATCTCGCTGCAGACCCTCTCGACCTACGAGCACGGCACCCGGCGTATGTCGGTGCTGCGCCTGGTCGAACTCTGCCTCGCTTTCGGCGAATGTCCCCAGGACCTGATCGCCAAAGTGCACCAGCGCGCCACCCGCGACCACCTCACCGCAGACGCGTGGAAGCTCGCGGGCCTGACCGAACCGCACCTGGCGCCGCTGAGCAGCTGGGCCACCCAGCTGCTGCACCAGCCCGATCCGCCCACCCACTTCCGCCTGAACCTCGACGCCGTCGGTCGCATGGCCCAGCTGTGCGGGATGACGCCCGACGACCTCGTGGCGTTCCTGGGCGAGCACGCCCGCTGACACCCACCCCTCAACCGCACGCACAAACGATCCTGCCCCATCCACAAGGAACCTCGATGAATCTCGCGGACCCGGCCACCAGCACACCGACCCCGGCCACCGCCATCCCCCCAGCCGCGCCCTCGCCCACCGCCCCGGGCACCGGCGCGGCGGCCACCGGGCACGCCGCAGTCAAGAGCACGGCCT is a window from the Amycolatopsis sp. cg9 genome containing:
- a CDS encoding helix-turn-helix domain-containing protein, with protein sequence MWAESSRAVLDEDRYQKILGDELRRLRRKRGWTRKHLRQRLTSDISLQTLSTYEHGTRRMSVLRLVELCLAFGECPQDLIAKVHQRATRDHLTADAWKLAGLTEPHLAPLSSWATQLLHQPDPPTHFRLNLDAVGRMAQLCGMTPDDLVAFLGEHAR